One Anaeromusa acidaminophila DSM 3853 DNA segment encodes these proteins:
- the glmS gene encoding glutamine--fructose-6-phosphate transaminase (isomerizing), which yields MCGIVGYIGPDQATPFLLEGLSKLEYRGYDSAGIAVFDGAKVNVEKSVGRLNALCKRLENRAPQGHVGIGHTRWATHGRPSDVNSHPHTDCTGKFTVVHNGIIENYLELKEDLIAKGHVFTSETDTEVVAHLLEEHYQGNFEEAVKKVLAEIEGSYALVFLSEEDPDKLICTKQDNPLVIGLGEGENFIASDIPAIIKRTRRTYILSDGEMAIVTKDAVWVMNRQGVPVTKKVFEVKWDAEAAEKGGYEHFMIKEIYEQPKAVRETMTGRLAKDDSHIVFEELKWSRHDMDNISKIAIVACGTAYHAGMVGKNFIERLVRIPVEVDIASEFRYRSPLIDEKTLTIVISQSGETSDTLAALKEAKRLGSRTLAVTNVLGSSIAREADQVVYTLAGPEISVASTKAYTTQLVTLCMLSIYMAGLKETLPSERIQELIRGLRELPAQAHEILEDVEPIKTFAQQYGFSEDVFFIGRSLDYAVALEGALKLKEISYIHAEAYAAGELKHGTLALIIEGVPVIALATQTDVYEKTLSNIKEVKARDAVVIGIGLKGDEQLKKYVDHVIQIPATDKYLAPLLAVIPLQLLAYYAAVTRGCDVDKPRNLAKSVTVE from the coding sequence ATGTGTGGTATTGTTGGTTATATTGGTCCCGATCAGGCGACTCCATTTTTGTTGGAAGGCTTGAGCAAGCTGGAGTATCGCGGGTATGATTCCGCAGGCATTGCGGTTTTCGACGGCGCTAAAGTGAATGTGGAAAAAAGCGTCGGACGTCTGAATGCTCTTTGCAAACGCCTGGAAAATCGGGCGCCTCAAGGACATGTCGGTATTGGACATACCCGCTGGGCGACCCATGGACGTCCGTCGGACGTCAATTCCCATCCTCATACGGACTGCACCGGCAAGTTTACGGTGGTGCATAACGGGATTATTGAGAACTATCTGGAACTGAAAGAAGACTTGATTGCTAAAGGCCATGTCTTTACTTCCGAGACGGATACGGAAGTCGTGGCGCATTTGCTGGAAGAGCATTACCAGGGAAACTTTGAAGAAGCCGTAAAAAAAGTTTTGGCTGAAATCGAAGGTTCTTATGCGTTGGTATTCTTGTCGGAAGAAGATCCGGACAAGCTGATTTGCACCAAACAGGACAATCCCCTGGTTATCGGCTTGGGCGAAGGGGAAAACTTCATCGCGTCCGATATCCCCGCCATCATCAAGCGTACCCGCCGTACGTATATTCTCAGCGACGGTGAAATGGCCATCGTGACCAAGGACGCGGTTTGGGTGATGAATCGCCAAGGCGTACCTGTTACCAAAAAAGTATTCGAAGTAAAATGGGATGCGGAAGCTGCGGAAAAAGGCGGCTACGAGCATTTCATGATTAAAGAAATCTATGAGCAGCCTAAAGCGGTGCGGGAAACCATGACTGGACGGCTGGCAAAAGACGACAGCCATATCGTGTTTGAAGAGTTGAAATGGTCCCGTCATGATATGGACAATATCAGCAAAATTGCCATTGTGGCCTGCGGTACGGCGTATCATGCAGGCATGGTGGGCAAGAACTTCATTGAGCGCTTGGTACGCATTCCGGTGGAAGTGGATATCGCTTCCGAGTTCCGCTACCGTTCGCCCTTGATCGACGAAAAAACGCTGACCATTGTCATCAGCCAATCCGGTGAAACCAGCGATACCCTGGCGGCGCTGAAAGAAGCCAAGCGCCTTGGCTCGCGCACGCTGGCGGTTACCAACGTGCTGGGCTCGTCCATTGCCAGGGAAGCGGACCAAGTAGTGTACACTCTGGCTGGTCCGGAGATTTCCGTAGCTTCCACCAAAGCCTATACGACGCAGCTGGTTACGCTGTGCATGCTGAGCATCTATATGGCAGGCCTCAAAGAAACCTTGCCGTCCGAACGAATCCAAGAACTCATTCGCGGCCTGCGGGAGCTGCCTGCCCAGGCGCATGAAATCCTGGAAGACGTAGAGCCTATTAAAACCTTTGCGCAGCAATACGGCTTCAGCGAAGACGTGTTCTTCATCGGCCGTTCGTTGGACTACGCCGTGGCGTTGGAAGGCGCTCTAAAGCTCAAAGAAATCTCCTACATCCATGCGGAAGCCTATGCGGCTGGCGAACTCAAACACGGCACCTTGGCTTTGATCATTGAAGGCGTGCCGGTTATCGCGCTGGCTACACAGACCGACGTGTATGAGAAAACGCTGAGCAATATTAAAGAAGTCAAGGCGCGGGACGCCGTCGTTATCGGCATTGGCCTCAAAGGCGATGAGCAGCTGAAAAAGTATGTGGATCATGTCATTCAGATTCCTGCGACCGATAAATACCTGGCGCCGCTGCTGGCGGTCATTCCGCTGCAGCTCCTGGCTTACTACGCCGCCGTCACTCGTGGCTGCGACGTAGATAAACCGCGTAACCTTGCAAAAAGTGTCACAGTTGAATAA
- the glmM gene encoding phosphoglucosamine mutase has product MARLFGTDGVRGIANKELTPELAFRLGWAATTYFGRHSKSQPTILIGRDTRLSGPMLEAALSAGICAAGGKAVLLGVVPTPAVAYLTHSCKAQAGAVISASHNPYPDNGIKFFAGTGYKLPDEVEDQLEELVLSCDEKGGKRPTGAQVGTIEQGHELLDRYLDYLAGTIKGDLQGLRVVLDCANGAAFEAAPRILERLGADVTVMYNQPDGININEGCGSTHLEALQREVLQQKAHVGIANDGDADRCLVVDEKGNIVDGDQIMVICALALLRQGKLKEHTLVATVMSNLGLHQAIRKEGGTVVVTPVGDRYVLEAMRASGFSLGGEQSGHIIFRQFSTTGDGILTALQLLANLKESGKAMSELAGVMTRFPQVLVNVRVGTKDGWQDNEAICEAIEKAESVLGEEGRILVRASGTEKLIRVMAEGPVQEQLDSLAQEVAAVIDREQA; this is encoded by the coding sequence ATGGCAAGATTGTTTGGAACCGACGGAGTGCGGGGGATTGCAAATAAAGAACTGACGCCGGAATTGGCATTTCGGCTGGGCTGGGCGGCGACCACCTATTTCGGGCGGCATAGTAAAAGCCAGCCGACCATTTTGATTGGCCGCGATACTCGCTTATCGGGTCCGATGCTGGAAGCGGCATTGTCCGCCGGCATTTGCGCTGCTGGAGGTAAAGCGGTGCTTTTGGGCGTAGTGCCAACGCCGGCAGTAGCTTATTTGACACATTCTTGTAAAGCCCAGGCAGGCGCTGTTATTTCTGCGTCGCATAATCCGTACCCGGATAACGGCATCAAGTTTTTTGCCGGCACAGGCTATAAGCTGCCTGATGAAGTAGAAGACCAGCTCGAAGAGCTTGTGCTGTCTTGCGACGAAAAAGGCGGCAAGCGCCCGACTGGCGCTCAGGTTGGTACTATTGAACAGGGACATGAGCTTTTAGATCGGTATTTAGATTACTTAGCCGGAACCATCAAAGGCGATTTACAAGGCCTGCGCGTAGTTCTGGACTGCGCCAATGGAGCCGCCTTTGAAGCGGCGCCGCGCATCTTAGAGCGTTTGGGCGCAGACGTTACGGTGATGTATAATCAACCTGACGGGATTAATATCAATGAAGGCTGCGGTTCTACGCACCTGGAAGCGCTGCAGCGAGAAGTGCTGCAGCAAAAAGCGCATGTGGGAATTGCCAACGACGGCGACGCTGACCGGTGCCTTGTTGTAGATGAAAAAGGAAATATTGTTGACGGCGACCAGATCATGGTCATTTGCGCCTTGGCTCTTTTGCGTCAAGGAAAGCTCAAAGAGCACACGCTGGTGGCGACGGTCATGAGCAACTTGGGGCTGCATCAGGCGATCCGCAAAGAAGGCGGCACGGTGGTAGTGACGCCGGTAGGCGACCGCTATGTCCTCGAAGCCATGCGGGCTTCCGGTTTTTCATTAGGCGGCGAGCAGTCCGGTCACATCATTTTCCGCCAGTTTAGCACTACCGGCGACGGCATTTTGACGGCGCTGCAGCTGTTGGCGAACTTGAAGGAAAGCGGCAAAGCCATGTCTGAACTGGCAGGCGTGATGACGCGGTTCCCGCAGGTGTTGGTCAATGTACGCGTAGGAACCAAAGACGGCTGGCAGGATAATGAGGCCATCTGCGAAGCGATTGAAAAGGCGGAATCCGTTTTGGGCGAAGAAGGTCGCATTCTGGTGCGCGCTTCCGGTACGGAAAAGCTGATTCGCGTGATGGCGGAAGGTCCGGTGCAAGAACAGCTTGACTCTCTGGCGCAGGAAGTGGCGGCTGTTATTGACCGCGAACAAGCTTAA